The DNA segment ACGCCCAAAACTAAAACCTTTCTCTCCCACCCGCCACCCCCCACCAACCACCCCACCCCGTACCCTTACTAAAACCAGCTTCCCATTTTCTAGGACCAGAAAATGCATAATAATCAAGCTTCTTCACCATCACAAACCGGAGCTCCGACCCAATTCCGAAATACCCAAATGATGCTTTCCGGTACCCTTGATGACCCGACAGTTTCCTCCTCCCTCTTTGATTGGTCCGATTTCCTCGAATTCAACCTCGACGAAGAACAATTGAACATCTCATTCGACGACCCATTATTTCACCCGCCGGAGACGGAGACAGAACCGGCGGCACCGTTAATAATACCCTCTTCGGAAGATTCACCGCAGAGCCAGGAGGCGGATGCAGATGCAGATGCAGATGCGGGTCGGGTCAGGAAACGGGACCCGAGGATGGCGTGCTCGAACTTTTTAGCGGGTAGGATCCCGTGTGCTTGTCCCGAGTTAGATGAGAAGATGGAGGAAGAGGAGCTGGGAGGGATTGGGCCCGGGAAGAAACGGGCCCGGACTTTACGGGCTTCGTCCCGAGCTGCTGGGGCGAGGTGTCAAGTACCCGATTGTGAAGCGGATATCAGTGAGCTGAAAGGATATCATAAGAGACATAGGGTCTGCTTACGTTGTGCTAATGCTACTGCTGTGTTTCTTGATGGACAGAGCAAGCGATACTGCCAACAGTGTGGCAAGTACGTTTACTTTTTTTCTTAATGGATTAAGTTATATATGATGACAGtataaagatttgattttttttacacTATCAGAAATTTAACATGTGTGATCGCAGGTTAGTTATCATTTTTTTTACCAAATTATCAATTATTGTTTATCAAGAGATTTACTTGTAATTATATAGTGTGAAAATCTTTTTACACTATCAGTGAAGTTTAAAAGTGTTATTTACTGTTTTTACCAAATTATTAATTACTGCTTTAAAAAGATTTACATGTAATTACCTAATAGGTGACTTGATTATTTAAATATCTTATATAATGTTATGAGTGAATAGAACTTAAATCTCTATTTCACAAGTACACATTTTATGCTGGTAGATCATAGCCTGGAGTAATGATGAGAGGATAGAACAAAACCGAGCGGAATAAATGTAGAAATAGCAGAATCAGAATAGTTTGGGGTTGAGGCGTGAATTGATTGTTGATTGATTTGAAAGTGCAACCATGTTTACCACATTAAGCATGCACGAAAAGTAAAGAGAAATGATATAAAACCTCTTTTAGTAATACTATGACTGATCAAACCATTATTAATGCTCAAAGTGATAAAAAAGGAAGTTTCAGAAAGCCTGCCAAGACATATATGTTGATGTGTTTGCAAAAGATGGCTTTAGATTGAGTCATTGAACTAATCGCATAGGTGATGTTGGTACTTAAAAAAAGATTAATCTTTGATTGAGCTCTTTGAGTATACTTATAGTATGTGAGATCTGCTCACGAGTTTGGTCTTTGAATTAAGGATTCTCTTCCCTTGGAGTTACTTTGACAGACATTTCAATTGTATCTTTTGTTTCACTTGATCACTTCTAGTCTTAAGTGTATTTATATGAAACTGTTTGGTACACATTGCTATCTAATCTAGAATTTGCCAGATATCCTGAATTGGCGCGTGCCAATTCCAGATGCAACCGATATGTTAATGCTGCTATACCTTTTCCAGGTTTCATATTTTGTCGGACTTTGATGAAGGTAAACGTAGttgtagaagaaaattagagcGGCACAACAACAGGCGCAGGAGAAAAGCCACTGATTCTTCGAAAATGTCTGTTGAGAAGGAATCTCGGCAGGTCACAACGGCTGATGATATTAGTGGTGATGATGACAATGTCAAAGGTATATTGAACTTGAAACAATTTTGTGGCTAAAAAGTTGTCTTCTGCTGGAAAAGCTGTATTTACCTGTAATTCATCTATAGTAGATGCCATGTTCCATATGTTAGGCTACTACTGGTTTAaaatgaaaataggatttttttttttttttttgaatgacCAGATAGCACATGCACGGGCAGCCAATTAGGAGAAAAGGAAATCTTATTAGAATCTGAAGGACATGTGCCAATAGGCTCTACTCAAGGCATCCAAAATAATCAGAGTGACAGTTTCACAGCTTCTGGTGAAACACAGGTTGATGCAGAAAAAGAGAACTCCAAAAATTCCCTTTCTCCATCCTATTACGACAACAAGAGTGCTTTTTCTTCGATGGTAGGTCTGATGACATAATTCCCCTTTTCCCATTAATTTCCATTTATATCTGGACTATAATTTTGAATTGACTGATTGTCATTCTTCTTTGCATAGTGCCCCACTGGTCGGATCTCATTCAAGCTTTATGATTGGAACCCTGCAGAGTTCCCTCGAAGACTCCGGCACCAAGTATTAAAGGATTATTATTACAGTTTAGTACATAAGAGAAAGTAAATTCTTTTTCTCCAATAGAGTTCATGGGGTTTGATTGACATTTTACTCTACAGATCTTCCAGTGGCTGGCCAGTATGCCTGTCGAATTGGAGGGCTATATTCGTCCAGGTTGTACAATCTTGACAGTTTTTGTTGCAATGCCAACATTCAAGTGGGGTAAGGTAATATGGTTACTGTTCCTCTCTGATGATAACCAAATTCTGTGTATGATTGGTCTTAAAGTGTTTAGATATTACTATGGATTAGTACAATTTTGAGCAAGTGGTGTATCTCCTCTTTGAATGGTACTACGACCATCTTTACTAAGAGATTGTGTTTTGAGTTTCTAGGTCAGGAATTCCTCTCATAGAACACAATGCAATAGTGAAAATGAATCTCAGAGTGCTGTAGGAGTTAGATATTAGGAAGAGTTACCATACTGCTTTCTGTTTGACACGTCTGCTACATGTGGCTTCTGTAACATTTTGGTTGTGGATTTCCGTGTTATGCTTTGATAGAACATCATTTGTTTCTAAATGATCGAGTTCCTCATTGGTTTTAACAGTTGCTGGAAGACCCAGCTGCACACCTATATGAGTTTATTGCATCACCTGGAAACATGCTTCGCGGGAGAGGAAGCTTTCTTGTTTATCTCAACAACATGGTATTTCGCGTTACAAAAGGTAAATTGGTACCTCAAGTTTTCTACCCTTAAGCTCTGTTGGAACGAACTTATAAGATCAATGAGGTCTAATCTTTATTTCTGAGACCCTACTTTTTCATTTGATGTAGATCTTGTTTGGCTAATACGACTAATCCTGCCATTTCATTTTATTGACGGTATTTGACTAGGTATGAAATTTAAGATGCTAGTTTGACTAAATATAAGATGGAAGAAAAATGTCGGACTAATGGTTGAAAAGTTAGTTTGATAGAGAAAACATCACTCAAAATATTAAAAGCTGAATAGCTTGATATATTTGAATTCGTGAAAGTTTGAAAGTTGTATAAAAATGGAATGGCGTTAGAAATTTTGGAACCATGCAAGATAGAAAACTGTCATTTAAATTGGAGCAGAGGGAGTATTTAATTGGACCTTTGTTTGCTTTTTCTGTACATAAGGTTGTTAAATAGTTTCCATTTATAAACATCTGAATGAAACTGAATTCACCATCCCTCCTAGGTTGACTTGGACGCACACCAATCTGAAATTCACTTTCTTCCGACTAAATTCAAAATATGAGTTCCCAGATCTCCATATCTTACCGTTCAGTTGTGAGTTTAAGAACAATTTTTCCTTTCCGTTTCTGTTGTAAATATAGATGGTCTGGTCattgttatatatttattttattattattattattattattattattattattattattattattctgatAATGCCTCCTACCAGCACATGTGTCGGGTGACCTATCTACCAAGGCTTAtacagatgggaagaaatcacctaattTCCCCTTTTTTTGGCCTTCACTGGGATTTAAACTCTCGTTTCCGTGGTCTGTTCTGGTCAATGTCATATAGCACATTGTATTATGATCTACTCTTTGTCAATATCACTATCAAGTGACTAGTTAAAATTTTCTACTGAAAAACGTAGTCCTAATTCCTAGTTTTTCTAGACATGGTAGTAGGTAGGCCCAACTCCCAAGTGCATATATAATTTTTTTCCGAGGGGTCAGGGGTTAAAATAATTA comes from the Nicotiana tabacum cultivar K326 chromosome 14, ASM71507v2, whole genome shotgun sequence genome and includes:
- the LOC107831302 gene encoding squamosa promoter-binding-like protein 7 (The RefSeq protein has 2 substitutions compared to this genomic sequence), which encodes MHNNQASSPSQTGAPTQFRNTQMMLSGTLDDPTVSSSLFDWSDFLEFNLDEEQLNISFDDPLFHPPETETEPAAPLIIPSSEDSPQSQEADADADADAGRVRKRDPRMACSNFLAGRIPCACPELDEKMEEEELGGIGPGKKRARTLRASSRAAGARCQVPDCEADISELKGYHKRHRVCLRCANATAVFLDGQSKRYCQQCGKFHILSDFDEGKRSCRRKLERHNNRRRRKATDSSKMSVEKESRQVTTADDISGDDDNVKDSTCTDSQLGEKEILLESEGHVPIGSTQGIQNNQSDSFTASGETQVDAEKENSKNSLSPSYYDNKSAFSSMCPTGRISFKLYDWNPAEFPRRLRHQIFQWLASMPVELEGYIRPGCTILTVFVAMPTFKWGKLLEDPAAHLYEFIASPGNMLRGRGSFLVYLNNMVFRVTKGENSVVKVKLKGPAPKLKSIHPTCFEAGKPMEFFACGSNLMQPRFRFLVSFGGRYLGNDISVTPSCSKNEGGSGSMEHQLLKIHVPRTEADLFGPAFVEVENESGLSNFIPILIAEKDICVEMKEIQRKFCSGGSEHTAVCSPCEDSTCTKSEFSEFMLDVAWLLREPSSENVQIVASVQMQRFNYLLNVLMESQSTIILKRVLPYFENMVNRNLLAGITDAEMRLFQRNIYEKNNLFKERLQLKEYCAGDAGQIMQEANTSSEIFQNHMKSVFPVNNEDVEVPHEHNLEFGSAYWESTSTVPLLDAELALRVKEQSGKPCGFLVRKTVLTSRTLVFVITGFAVCLGLCATFLHPGKVGEFAMTIRRCLFDNS